CCGTCATTTTCTCAGGCAAGGGCGGGGGCGGGGCGCTAGATTCTCGGCACCAATCCCCAATCCAGACCCTGCACCGTGTCCTGACCCCGTGTCCACCCCGTCTGCCCCGCCCGTTGTCTCCCCTGGAGTTGCCCATGAAAATACTGCCCGCACGTTCCGCCCTGCTGACCGCCACCCTGCTCGCCGCCGCCTCGGCCGGCGTTGCCAGCGCCCAGAAGACGCAGCTGGAATTCTGGACCATCAGCCTCGCGCCGCTGTTCAACGATGAGATGAACCGGCTGGTGGCGCAGTTCGAGAAGGAAAACCCGGGTGTAGAGCTGAAGTGGGTCGACGTGCCCAGCAACGCGATGGAGCAGAAACTGCTGGCCGCTGTCGCCTCGGGGCGCCCGCCCGCCGCCGTGAACCTGTCCTCGGACATGGCAGTCAAGCTGGTGCAGCAGGGCGCCCTGGAGCCGCTGACACTGGACGCCGCCGCGAAGAAGCTCTACTTCGAGTCGCCACTGAGCACCTTCACCTTTGACGGCAAGGTGATGGGCGTGCCGTGGTACTGGGCACCCAAGGTGGTGGCGTACAACACCGACATCTTCAAGAAGGCCGGACTGGACCCCAACAACCCGCCGCGCACCCTCCAGACCATCATCGCCGCCGCCAAGCAGATCAAGGACAGGACCGGCATGTACGGCTTCATGCCCAACATCGGCGGCATCAACATGCTGTACCTGTTTCAGGAGGCGGGCCTGCCGGTGCTGGACAAGAGCGGCAGCAAGGCCGTGTTCAACAGCCCCGAACACATCCGGCTGGTGCAGCAGTACGTGGACCTGTACAAGGCGGGT
This DNA window, taken from Deinococcus aerolatus, encodes the following:
- a CDS encoding ABC transporter substrate-binding protein, translating into MKILPARSALLTATLLAAASAGVASAQKTQLEFWTISLAPLFNDEMNRLVAQFEKENPGVELKWVDVPSNAMEQKLLAAVASGRPPAAVNLSSDMAVKLVQQGALEPLTLDAAAKKLYFESPLSTFTFDGKVMGVPWYWAPKVVAYNTDIFKKAGLDPNNPPRTLQTIIAAAKQIKDRTGMYGFMPNIGGINMLYLFQEAGLPVLDKSGSKAVFNSPEHIRLVQQYVDLYKAGYIPEDTMRRGYTAATELYSSGKLGMLITGPQFIIRVENDNKAIYNLTKVAPYPINLAGNVIHTPLMAFTVPKGVKDRALAQKLALFLTNDANQLQFSRVTKTTFPSTVKASTDKFFKQGGASAIDQGKLVASTELKKAKDLTLNYPDASKLNKVFKDNIEGAMAGQKTVKAALDDIVKAWNASL